From the Lathyrus oleraceus cultivar Zhongwan6 chromosome 4, CAAS_Psat_ZW6_1.0, whole genome shotgun sequence genome, one window contains:
- the LOC127137028 gene encoding uncharacterized protein LOC127137028 codes for MVVAPGFAEVFSAGLDSRVPGMDSHGTSLVVNTEQPQDDVIAKRCSVLEKRLKAIEGQDTVELNALNTCLVPGLVIPAKFKVLEFEKYKGDSCPKHHLVIFCRKMTSYAHNDKLMIHYFKDNLTGASMNWYMKLERNHIQSWLDLANAFLKQYKYNLDMAPDRMQLRALSQESNESFRGHAQRWRELAGYIEPPLLEKELMDSFKDTLQSPYFERTISSAASDLAHLVSIGERIEFGLKSGKIQCASSTQSVESKYIVNSQVEEEDEVNAV; via the coding sequence ATTCCCATGGAACAAGCCTGGTGGTTAATACTGAACAACCACAAGATGATGTGATTGCTAAAAGATGCAGCgtgctagagaaaagactcaaggCCATAGAAGGACAAGATACTGTTGAACTGAATGCCTTAAACACGTGTTTGGTACCTGGCCTGGTTATACCTGCAAAATTCAAAGTACTGGAATtcgagaagtacaaaggggatagctgtccaaagcaccatttggtgattTTCTGTCGAAAAATGACTTCTTATGCTCACAATGATAAGCTAATGATCCACTATTTTAAAGATAATTTGACTGGGGCATCGATGAACtggtacatgaagttagaaaggaatCATATTCAGTCATGGTTGGACTTAGCTAATGCTTTTTtgaagcagtataaatacaatTTGGACATGGCCCCCGATCGTATGCAGTTGAGAGCCTTATCTCAGGAAAGCAACGAATCCTTCAGAGGGcatgcccaaagatggagagagttagcaGGTTACATTGAACCACCACTCTTAGAGAAAGAATTAATGGACTCATTCAAAGATACCTTACAAAGTCCTTACTTCGAAAGGACGATTAGTAGTGCAGCATCAGACTTAGCTCACTTGGTGTCAATCGGAGAACGCATCGAGTTTGGCCTTAAAAGTGGAAAAATCCAATGCGCCTCGAGTACCCAGAGCGTTGAGAGTAAATATATTGTCAATTCCCAAgtggaagaagaggatgaagtTAATGCAGTATGA